CGCGGCGAGGCGCCGGCGTGCGTGGAACAGGCGTGTCTTCACTGTGTTGACGGGGCATTCCATGATATCTGCGATCTCCGCGTAACCCATGTCGTGATAGAAGGTCAGCTGGAAGGTGGCGCGCTGCTCCAGCGGCAGGGTGGCGAGCGCGGCGTCCAGCGCATGGCCGAGGCGCTGCTGCTCGAAGCGCCATTCCGGCTGGCAGTCCGCGGCGCTTTCGCAGCTGTCCGGATAAGCGTCCAGCGGCTCGTCGAGGCCATGCAGCGCCTTGCAGGCCTTGCGGTAGGCGATCGCGAACACCCAGGTCGACAGCTTGCAGGTGCCGTCGAAGGTCGCGGCCCGCTGCCACACGACCAGCATGGTGTCGTTGACGATCTCCTCGATCGTGGTCGCGCTGCGCGTCATGCGGTGCAGGAAGCGCGTCAGGCGCGGAAAGTAGGTCCGGTACAGGATTTCGAAAGCATGACGGTCCCCGGCCGCAATCCGGCCAACCAGGTTCGCTTCGCCATCAGGCCGCGCATTCGCCAGCTCGTCCACGTGTCCGGTCTCCCTTTTTCGGTGAATACCGTCTTGCCGCCTGAAGGTTCATATTCTTGCACGGATCGGCGCGCGGGGGACCGGGTTGGCGTCGATCAATAAATTTGTGGGGCATATAGTTGCGTGCGCAAGCGAACGGATGCAGCCGTCGCCTGCGCGCATGATCGGGCCATGGACTTTAAGGACACCGACAAGCCTTCTCCGGAAGCCTCGGCCTGGCTTTCGAAGCTGGGCCCGGGCCTGATCACCGGCGCTGCCGACGATGACCCGAGCGGCATCGCCACGTATTCGCAGGCCGGCGCCCAGTTCGGGTTCAACCTGCTGTGGACCCTGCTGCTCACCTATCCGCTGATGGCGGCGATCCAGGTCATCAGCGCCCACATCGGCCGGGTCACCGGACGTGGCCTGGCCACCAACCTGCAGCGCTTCGCGCCGCGCCGGCTGGTGTGGCTGATCGTCGGCCTGCTGCTGGTCGCGAACGTCATCAATATCGCGGCCGACATCGCGGCGATGGGCGACGCGATGGCGCTGGTCGCTCCCGGCAAGGCCCATTACTACGCGGTGGCTTTCGGCGTGCTGTCGGTGCTGCTGCAGGTGTTCGTTCCCTACCAGCGCTACGTCAACCTGCTGAAATGGCTGACCCTCGTCCTGCTGGCCTATGTCGCCACCGTGTTCGTGGTGCGCGTGCCCTGGGCCGAGGTGCTGCGTTCCCTGGTCTGGCCGCATCCGGAATGGAACAGGGAATACCTGACCACCGTGGTCGCGGTGTTCGGCACCACCATCAGTCCCTACCTGTTCTTCTGGCAGGCTTCGCAGGAAGTCGAGGAGCTGCGCGCGGACGACGATGCGCAGCCGCTGCGGCGCGCGCCCGGGCAGGTCGAGGCCCAGTTCCGGCGCATCCGCTTCGATACCCTGGTCGGCATGGCGGTATCGAACCTGGTCGCCTTCTTCATCATGCTGACCACCGCGGCGACCCTGCATACGCACGGCGTGCATGACCTGCAGTCCTCGGCCCAGGCCGCGTCGGCGCTGAAGCCGGTCGCCGGCGAGCTGGCCTTCGTGCTGTTCGCGGCGGGGATCGTCGGCACCGGCCTGCTGGCGATTCCGGTACTGGCCGGCTCGGCCGCCTATGCGATGGCCGGCACCTTCCACTGGAAAAGCAGCCTCGACAGCAAGTTTTCGGCGGCGCGCAAGTTCTACGCCATCATCATCGTCGCCACCCTGGCCGGGGTCGGCATCAACTTCGTCCCGCTCGATCCGATCAAGGCGCTTTACTGGAGCGCGGTGCTGAACGGCGTGATCGCGGTGCCGGTCATGGTGATCATGATGGCGGTGGCCTCGAGCGAGAAGATCATGGGCGCGCTGAAGATCTCGGGAAGGCTGCGCCTGCTCGGCTGGCTGTGCACCGCCGTGATGGCGGTGGCGGTGCTGGCCATGTTCGGCGCCTCCCTCATGGGATAGGAGCGCCTTTATTGGAAGGTGGTTTCGCGTTCCGGGGTGGCGCTGATGCGGTGGATCGACAGGTCGGCGCCGTCGAATTCCTGCTCGGCGTCGAGGCGCAGGCCGACCGTCTTCTTCAGTACACCGTAGACGATCCAGCTGCCCAGGCCGGAAATGACGATGCCGAGCAGCGTGCCGATCAGCTGCGAGGCCAGCGACACGCCGCCCAGGCCGCCCAGCGCCAGGCTGCCGAAGATGCCGGCGGCGATGCCGCCCCAGGCGCCGCACAGGCCGTGCAGCGGCCACACGCCGAGCACGTCGTCGATCTTCCAGCGGTTCTGCGCCAGCGTGAACAGCGACACGAAGATGCCGCCCGCGATCGCGCCGGTGACCAGCGCGCCGAGCGGATGCATCAGGTCCGAACCGGCGCATACCGCCACCAGGCCGGCCAGCGGTCCGTTGTAGACGAAGCCCGGGTCGTTGCGGCCCATGACGAAGGCGACCAGGGTGCCGCCCGTCAGCGCCATCAGGGAATTCACGGCCACCAGGCCGTTCATCTTGTCGAGCGTCTGCGCGCTCATCACGTTGAAGCCGAACCAGCCCACGGTCAGGATCCAGGCGCCCAGCGCCAGGAAGGGAATGTTCGACGGCGGGTGGGCGGCGATGCGGCCGTCCTTGGCGTAGCGGCCGCGGCGCGCCCCCAGCAGCAGCACCGCCGGCAGCGCGGCCCAGCCGCCCACCGCGTGCACCACCACCGAGCCGGCGAAGTCGTGGAAGGGCGCGCCGAAGGTCACTTGCAGCCAGTCCTGGATGCCGAAGCGGTTGTTCCAGGCGATCCCCTCGAACAGGGGATACACGAATCCGACCAGCAGGGCGGTGGCCGCCATCTGCGGATGGAACTTGGCGCGCTCGGCGATGCCGCCCGAGATGATGGCCGGGATCGCCGCCGCGAAGGTCAGCAGGAAGAAGAACTTGACGAGCTCATAACCGTTCTTCGCCACCAGCGTGGAGGTGGCGCCGAAGAAGTGCATGCCGTAGGCGATGCCATAGCCGACGAAGAAGTAGGCGATGGTCGAGACGGCAAAGTCGATCAGGATCTTGACCAGGGCGTTGACCTGGTTCTTGCGGCGCACCGTTCCCAGTTCGAGGAAGGCGAAGCCGGCGTGCATCGCCAGGATCATGATCCCGCCGAGCAGGATGAAGAGCGCGTCGGCGCCGGTTTTGTAGGCATCCATGCAAAAATTTTCCAAAAAAGTGCACGCAAGTGGCGTGAGCACTTCTTGGTAGCAATTTGCGTTCCAATTTGGGGCGCCCATGCATCCCTCATGCGCGGGCAGGGTGCGTTGCCCCATTAGCGGGCAGGAGCACCGCATTGGTGCGTCCGTGCGCCAAATTGGGTTACTGCTTGAGCAAGGCCTTCGCCGCTGCCATCACCTGGTCGCGCAGCCACTTGTGCTCCGCCGACTGGTGCACCCGCTGGTGCCACAGTTGGTAGAAGCGCATCGGCGGGAACTTGAGCGGCACCGTGAAACTCTTCAGCGGCAGCGTCTTTTCGTAGAAGCGGATGAACTGGCGGCCGGTGGTCAGCACCAGGTCGGTCTGGGTCAGCATGTAGGGAATCAGGCCGAAGTAGGGCGACTCGACCGCCACCTTGCGCTGCAGGCCCTCGCGCTCCAGGAAGGAATCGATCACGCCGTGGTAGCCCGGCAGCATCGGCGACGGCGCCACGTGCGGCAGGCCGAGGTAGTCCTCGAGCGACATCGCATCGCTGGCGGTACGGCGCGCGTAGGCGCTGTCGGCGCGCATGGTGCAGATGATCGGGTCCTCGAACAGCTTGGAGATGTGCAGGTGGGCGGGCGGCTCATCCCAGTTGGCGATCACCAGGTCGATCTCGCCGTCCGACAGCATGCGCAGGTAGTCGGTGCCGGCCCCGAGGTGGTGGATCGAGACCTTGCTGTTGGGCGCGTCGCGGCGGATGCCGGCGACCACGCCGGGCAGGAACTGGGTGTCCAGGTAGTCGGGCGCGGCGATATGGAAGGTGCGCGCGGCCTGCTCGGGCACGAAGGGCGACTTCCGGATGAACAGGCTCTCGGTCTCGTCGAGGATGCGCTTGGCCGGCTTGAGCAGGCTCTCGCCGTGCTGGGTCGGCACCATGCCGCGCGCGCCGCGCACCAGCAGCGGGTCGCCGGTCAGCTCGCGCAGCTTGCGCAGCGAGGCCGAGATCGAGGGCTGGGGCTGGTTCAGCTTGAGGGCCACGCGCGATACGTTCTTCTCCACCAGCAACAGGTAGAGTATGCGGATCAGGTGCAGGTCGAGGTGCTGGGGAAGGCTGCTCATCAAAAGGCTTCGTATATGCGTGCGCGTATGTCAAATATACGGTATTTTTGATGTTGAATAAATGGAAAGCGGTTTATCTTGTTTAGTCGTCTCTACAAAGGATGTTCATGGAATACCTGCTTCCCTATGGCCTCGAATGGATGAACCTGCTGGTGCGCTGGCTGCACGTCATCACGGGCATCGCCTGGATCGGCGCCTCCTTCTATTTCGTCTGGCTGGATAATTCCCTGCGGCCGCCGGCGCCGGGCGGCGAACTGGCGAAGAAGGGCGTGGCCGGCGAGCTGTGGGCGGTGCACGGCGGCGGCTTCTACAACCCGCAGAAGTACCTGGTCGCGCCGGCCGAGCTGCCGAAGGAACTGCACTGGTTCAAGTGGGAAGCGTATTCGACCTGGCTGTCGGGCTTTGCGCTGCTCACCATCGTTTACTACTTCAACGCCCAGGCGATGATGGTCGACCGCGGCGTGGCCGATCTCTCGACCGGGCAGGCGGTCGGCATCGGCCTGGGAAGCCTGGTGCTGGCCTGGGTCGTCTACGACCTGCTGTGCCGCTCGAAGCTGGGCAAGCACGACCTGGCCTTCGGCGCCGTGATGTTCGTGTTCCTGAGCGGCGCGGCCTGGGTGCTGACCCACTGGCTGAGCGGACGCGCGGCCTACATCCACGTGGGCGCGATGATCGGCACCATCATGGTCGCCAACGTGGCGATGGTGATCATCCCCGGGCAGCGCAGGATGGTCGATGCGATGATCGCCGGCCACAAGCCCGACCCGGTCTACGGCATCCGCGGCAAGCAGCGCAGCGTGCACAACAACTACTTCACGCTGCCGGTGCTGTTCATCATGATCAGCAACCACTTCGCCATGACCTACCGCCACGAGCACGCCTGGGCGGTGCTGGCCGGGATCATGCTGGCCGGGGTCTTCATCCGCCACTTCTTCAACCTGCGCCACAAGGGCCGCGTCGAATGGAAGTACCCGGCCGTGGGCGTGCTCCTGCTGCTGGCGGTCGCCGTGGCGATCGCGCCGAAACCGCCGGCGGCAAGCGCCGCGACGAACGCCGGCGCCGACGCCAGCGTGCAGTTTGCGGCGGTGCAGGGCATCATCCGGCAGCGCTGCGTGTCCTGCCATGCCGCGCATCCCACGCAAGCCGGCTTCGCCACCGCCCCCGCCGGGGTGATGCTGGACGATGCGCACGGCATCGAGCAGAACGCCCAGCGCATCTACCAGCAGGCGGTGCAGCTGAAGGCGATGCCGCTGGCGAACATGACGAACATGACGGATGCCGAGCGGGCCCAGGTGGCGGCGTGGTTCGAGGCCGGCGCAAAAACGCAGTAGTCCGGCCTTGTGACAAAGCGAGGATTTCCAAGCGTCAAGAATTGCTATGCTGTCGATCCTCGAATCCAGGCTGGTAAAGATTGACCATGAAACTTCTCATCCCTGTCGCCGTCGCATTGGCGCTGTGCGTCCTGTTCATCAAGCCCGTGCGCGCGCGCGCGGGGAAGCGGGCGCCGGATGCGAAGTACAGGGGCCGCGCCCTCATGAGCGATAACGAGATGGAATTCTTTGGCCGGCTCGTCGCGGCCCTGCCCGAGCATTACATCTTCCCCCAGGTGGCGATGTCGGCGCTGCTCGAATCCGCCAGCACCGACAGGAAGCGGGCGCACGACGACCGCCTGCGCATCGCGCAGAAGCGGATCGACTACGTCGTGTGCAACCGGCGCTGCGAAGTCGTCGCCGTCGTCGAACTGGACGACAGGACGCATTCGGCCGCCAGGGACAAGCTGCGCGACGGCCGCCTCGAGCAGGGCGGCTTCAGGACGGTCCGCTTCCAGTCGCGCCAGAAGCCGCCGGCGGCTGCGATCCGCGCCGCCATCCTCGCGCCTGCCGCGCCGTCCGGGCCATCCGTCCTCGATCCCGTTGCGGTGGGCTGAACCGGCGCGGGCCTGCGCTACTGCTGCGTCTTGCGAGGCACGATCGCGAACTGCGGCGCAGTGCCGTAATCCGGCTTGACGCTGCGGTCCATGAAGCGTTTCCAGGCCTTGCGTCCGGCTTCTCCGCCGACCTCGGCCGCATAGGCCAGCGCCGGCTGCAGGTTCGAGGGGTAGCCGGTGGCGGCTGAGGAATAACCGCTCATTTCGCCCTGCTTGAGCTTGAGCGCCTGCGCCAGCTCGGCGCTCTCGCAAGGGAGCTTCGCAACCTCGGGCGGATGGCTGGCCTTCCAGGCTTGTTCCATCGTCGTGTAGAAGGGCGAGGTGGACGAATCGCGTACGGTTAGTGCGTAGATCGATGCGTCTGTCCAGCAGGCCTCCGGGGCCGTCATACGCATGATCGGGAATTTCGCCTTCCAAGCCAGCAGGCGTTTGGCGCCATCGAAGCCGAGGTCGGCGAGGTGGCCGACGGCGGCGGTAAAGAAGTCGTCCATCCACGGCGCCATCCCAGTGCCGTTCTTGTAACCGAGCGCGTAGCCGTTGACGATGACGCCGAGCTTGTTGGCGTTGCGGTTGTCGGTGTACTCGGCGTTGTACCAGTCCAGGTTGCTCTTCAGGATGCGCTGGAAGTCGTCCTTCAGCGGATCGCCGTCCGGCACGACATAGGCCGCTTCGCCCAGCGTGCGCAGGGCCCAGGCCTGGCCGCGCACCTGCTCGGGCCTGAGCAGGCCCTTGATGTTCTCGCGGTAGCCGGGATTCGAGTTGAACACGTCGTACATCGCCCAGAATTCCAGCTCTTCCAGATAGTAGAAGTCACCGGTGACCAGGTAGGGCAGGTAGGCGAAGGAAGCCTGGTGCGAGACGTCGTGGACATAGGGCGTCTTGCAGGCATCCTTGGGACAGGGCGGGAAGGCTTCGGATTTGCCGGTCTTCGGGTTGCGCGTATCGGAAGCGTGGCCAGCGACGGTCATGTAGGGGTGGTCGATCAGGCTGACCGGCCGGCCGGTGGCGCGGTCGCGGTAGTGCATCGACCAGCTGCCGGCCAGGTCGGCGGTGCCGAGCGTGACTTCCCTGGCCCGCCTGTCCATGCTGAGCAGGTAGAGCGCGCTCCAGCCGGGCAGCAGGCCGATGTCGTCGCGCCCGCCGGTGGTCGGCATGTAGGCGATCGCCATGCCGATGCCCATCGGTTCGGTCTTCAGCCCGCTCCACTTGGCTTTCAGCTCGGCCAGCGCACGGTCGGAGACGCGCACCGAGCGGTCGTAGTTCGGCAGCGCGCGCGAGGCGATCAGGTAGCCGGTATCGTGGCGGATGTGCACTTCGGGCACCTCGCCCCACCAGAAGGTCTTGCGCCAGCGCGCCTGGTTGAAGTGGACCAGGCCCGTTTTCGCATACGCCTGCTTGCCCCCAATGAGGATACGGGCGTCGTAGGTCTCGTTGCGCGGCGCCTGCTGGAAGGCCCAGGCGTTCTCGATGGTGACGTCGACGCGGGCCTTGCCCAGCGCGCGATACCAGCGCACGGCGAAGCGCGCGCTCAGGCGCGGATGCTCCTCGCCCTTGTCGTTCCTGAGCGGGGCCGAGACCAGCCATTCCGTCACCAGCGGACCGTCGAGCCAGAGCTCGGGCTTCTGCCGCAGCAGCCTGTCGGCGGAGGCGGTCCAGGCCTGGCCGTCGATGGTGGCGCTGGCCGCGGCCGTGAAACCGGCGTCGAGCAGGGCCGCCACGGAAGCCGGCGTCCCGGCCCTGGCGGGCTTGTCCTTCGCCTTCACCAGCGCCATCGCCTGCGCGCCGGCCCTGGCGGCGCCCGGCAGCACCGCGCTGATGACGGCGTGCCGCACCGAGCCGTCCGCGTGCGTGGCCTTGACGTCGACCTGCAGCGGCACCGTACGGCCATCGGGCAGGCGGCCGACCAGCGTGTCCGTGCGTTTCAGGTCGCCCGCTGCGAACACCTGGCCGAAGGTGACGGGCAGCGCGGCCTTCGCTTCGCCGCCTTCGGCCTCGATCACCACGCCGGTGATGCCGTCGCCCCAGTCCATGACCGCCGGCGCCGGTGCGGACGCCGCTTCCTCCGCGGCAGCCGGTCCCGGCGCCGCCTTGGCCGCCGCCTTTGCTGCCGCCTTTACCGCTGTCTTTTCCGCCGTCTTCTCCGCCGCCGGGGCGCCGCCATAGCGCGACTGCAGCACCTTGTCGGCATCGAGCTGCCCGGTCTCGGGCAGGTTCTGGGCCGGGGCAACGGCGGGCAGCAGGGCAAGGAAGAGAAGGGAGGGCGGCAGTCTTGTTGAAGGCATGGGATCTGGGGCAAGGATGAAAAAGGCGCCCGGAGGCGCCTCGATGATACCGCTTACTGTGCAGCAGGCGGCGCCGGCTGCTTGAGCGTGCGCTCGAACAGCTGGTAGATGCGGCGGTACTCGTCGTACCAGCTCTCGGGCTGGACGAAGGAGTGGCGCTCCATCGGATACGGCGCCAGTTCCCAGTGATCCTTCTTCAGCTCGATCAGGCGCTGGGCCATGCGCACCGAGTCCTGGAAGAACACGTTGTCGTCGACCATGCCGTGCGCGATCAGCAGGTTGCCCTGCAGGTTCTGCGCGTACTCGATCGGCGACGATACCTTGTAGGCTTCCGGATCGATGTCCGGGGTGTTCAGGATGTTGGCCGTGTACTCGTGGTTGTACGTGGTCCAGTCGCTGACCGGACGCAGCGCGGCGCCCGACTTGAACACTTCCGGTGCGCGCAGCAGTCCCATCAGGGTCATGAAGCCGCCGTAGCTGCCGCCGTAGATGCCGACCCTGTTCGCGTCGCCCTGCTCGTTGGCGACCATCCAGTTCACGCCGTCCAGGTAGTCTTCCAGCTCCGGGTGGCCCATCTGGCGGTAGATCGCGCTGCGCCACTTGACGCCATAGCCTTTCGAGGCCCGGTAGTCCATGTCCAGCACCACGTAGCCCTTCTGCACCAGCAGGTTGTGGAACATCTGCTCGCGGAAGTAGGGCGTGTAGCGGTGCGAAACGTTCTGCAGGTAGCCGGCGCCGTGCACGAACATCACTACCGGGTACTTCCTGCCCGGCTCGAGCCGGGCCGGGCGGTACAGCTTGGACCAGATCGGTTCCGCGCCATGGGTCGAGGGGACGGTCACGAACTGCGGCTGGATCCAGTCGTGGGCCTTGAATTCGGCGCTGCGGGTATCGGTCAGTTTCACCGCGTCGCCGCCGTGCGAGGGCAGGGTCGCGATCTGCGGCGGCAGGTAGGGGCCGGAGTAGTGCACCAGCAGCCTGCGCTGGTCCGGCGACAGGCGGAAGTCTTCGACGCCGCCATCCAGGCTGCTGACTTCGCGGGTCGACCCATCGCGGGCATTGACGGCGCAGACTTCGTAGGCGCCCGGGGTCTTGCGGTTGCACATGACCCAGGCGGTGGCGCCGTC
This window of the Massilia sp. WG5 genome carries:
- a CDS encoding RNA polymerase sigma factor — encoded protein: MDELANARPDGEANLVGRIAAGDRHAFEILYRTYFPRLTRFLHRMTRSATTIEEIVNDTMLVVWQRAATFDGTCKLSTWVFAIAYRKACKALHGLDEPLDAYPDSCESAADCQPEWRFEQQRLGHALDAALATLPLEQRATFQLTFYHDMGYAEIADIMECPVNTVKTRLFHARRRLAARLGRQLEGRT
- a CDS encoding NRAMP family divalent metal transporter, which gives rise to MDFKDTDKPSPEASAWLSKLGPGLITGAADDDPSGIATYSQAGAQFGFNLLWTLLLTYPLMAAIQVISAHIGRVTGRGLATNLQRFAPRRLVWLIVGLLLVANVINIAADIAAMGDAMALVAPGKAHYYAVAFGVLSVLLQVFVPYQRYVNLLKWLTLVLLAYVATVFVVRVPWAEVLRSLVWPHPEWNREYLTTVVAVFGTTISPYLFFWQASQEVEELRADDDAQPLRRAPGQVEAQFRRIRFDTLVGMAVSNLVAFFIMLTTAATLHTHGVHDLQSSAQAASALKPVAGELAFVLFAAGIVGTGLLAIPVLAGSAAYAMAGTFHWKSSLDSKFSAARKFYAIIIVATLAGVGINFVPLDPIKALYWSAVLNGVIAVPVMVIMMAVASSEKIMGALKISGRLRLLGWLCTAVMAVAVLAMFGASLMG
- a CDS encoding ammonium transporter, which translates into the protein MDAYKTGADALFILLGGIMILAMHAGFAFLELGTVRRKNQVNALVKILIDFAVSTIAYFFVGYGIAYGMHFFGATSTLVAKNGYELVKFFFLLTFAAAIPAIISGGIAERAKFHPQMAATALLVGFVYPLFEGIAWNNRFGIQDWLQVTFGAPFHDFAGSVVVHAVGGWAALPAVLLLGARRGRYAKDGRIAAHPPSNIPFLALGAWILTVGWFGFNVMSAQTLDKMNGLVAVNSLMALTGGTLVAFVMGRNDPGFVYNGPLAGLVAVCAGSDLMHPLGALVTGAIAGGIFVSLFTLAQNRWKIDDVLGVWPLHGLCGAWGGIAAGIFGSLALGGLGGVSLASQLIGTLLGIVISGLGSWIVYGVLKKTVGLRLDAEQEFDGADLSIHRISATPERETTFQ
- a CDS encoding LysR substrate-binding domain-containing protein, whose amino-acid sequence is MSSLPQHLDLHLIRILYLLLVEKNVSRVALKLNQPQPSISASLRKLRELTGDPLLVRGARGMVPTQHGESLLKPAKRILDETESLFIRKSPFVPEQAARTFHIAAPDYLDTQFLPGVVAGIRRDAPNSKVSIHHLGAGTDYLRMLSDGEIDLVIANWDEPPAHLHISKLFEDPIICTMRADSAYARRTASDAMSLEDYLGLPHVAPSPMLPGYHGVIDSFLEREGLQRKVAVESPYFGLIPYMLTQTDLVLTTGRQFIRFYEKTLPLKSFTVPLKFPPMRFYQLWHQRVHQSAEHKWLRDQVMAAAKALLKQ
- a CDS encoding urate hydroxylase PuuD; this encodes MEYLLPYGLEWMNLLVRWLHVITGIAWIGASFYFVWLDNSLRPPAPGGELAKKGVAGELWAVHGGGFYNPQKYLVAPAELPKELHWFKWEAYSTWLSGFALLTIVYYFNAQAMMVDRGVADLSTGQAVGIGLGSLVLAWVVYDLLCRSKLGKHDLAFGAVMFVFLSGAAWVLTHWLSGRAAYIHVGAMIGTIMVANVAMVIIPGQRRMVDAMIAGHKPDPVYGIRGKQRSVHNNYFTLPVLFIMISNHFAMTYRHEHAWAVLAGIMLAGVFIRHFFNLRHKGRVEWKYPAVGVLLLLAVAVAIAPKPPAASAATNAGADASVQFAAVQGIIRQRCVSCHAAHPTQAGFATAPAGVMLDDAHGIEQNAQRIYQQAVQLKAMPLANMTNMTDAERAQVAAWFEAGAKTQ
- a CDS encoding DUF2726 domain-containing protein, producing the protein MKLLIPVAVALALCVLFIKPVRARAGKRAPDAKYRGRALMSDNEMEFFGRLVAALPEHYIFPQVAMSALLESASTDRKRAHDDRLRIAQKRIDYVVCNRRCEVVAVVELDDRTHSAARDKLRDGRLEQGGFRTVRFQSRQKPPAAAIRAAILAPAAPSGPSVLDPVAVG